Proteins encoded together in one Lathyrus oleraceus cultivar Zhongwan6 chromosome 5, CAAS_Psat_ZW6_1.0, whole genome shotgun sequence window:
- the LOC127082608 gene encoding zinc finger BED domain-containing protein RICESLEEPER 2-like produces the protein MSYSTSLESLGDSQSPPKDGEECLNVLNPIIDLNANTNEEPLTNESTPANEVVNEENVESSDIVIQKSKRKKTSLVWDHFKKVELKNGKKWQCIHCKNNYFVVASGSTSHLMRHLKQTCHVYKKLVAQQKKLNFQPTKSKIGEKLSGPLLMNSGGKYDHERQREATAHWIMMHEHAFSIVEEEGFHFMMKCYNISYEKISRKTLKNDCIVVYEAEGKKLKSTLRTVNKICLTTDLWKSQNQKIEYMVLTGHFIDADWVLQKCILSFVHVPPPRRGVDIVDAIFKCLKDWGIENKIFSVSVDNAHYNDRCLKELKVLILRHRKLVLDGKLFHVRCCAHILNLLVQDGIGKIAKIVEDVRESVKFINQSEARLQIFSQIVQQLKLGGKKLILDCPTRWNSTYQMLSVAMQFKEVFPRFQDREPSYTTLPDDDDWEKVEKVSKLLEVFNVVTNIISGSEYPIANLYLAEVFRIKLVLDQAIQDEYDFMKEMAKAMKGKFDKYWSQCNLVMSLASVLDPRIKMMGVNMCFPLIYPEVDARKNIENVCIALDDMYKEYADILNEHWWSLLMNYIEEQQAIPAVKSEIEEYLNELTYKPKDNDHMSFCALEWWKLNCGKYRVLSHMAADVLAIPISTVASESTFSTGGRAIDSFRASLSSSTVEALICGGDWLRILHGIRNKPKVEQVQTKITLLP, from the exons ATGTCATATAGTACCTCACTTGAATCATTGGGAGATTCACAATCACCACCAAAAGATGGAGAAGAGTGTTTAAATGTATTGAATCCTATCATTGATTTAAATGCAAATACTAATGAAGAACCACTAACAAATGAATCAACACCGGCAAATGAAGTTgtgaatgaagaaaatgttgagagcagtGACATTGTTATTCAAAAGTCCAAGAGGAAGAAAACTTCTCTAGTTTGGGATCACTTCAAAAAAGTGGAATTAAAGAATGGAAAAAAATGGCAATGTATACACTGTAAAAACAATTATTTTGTTGTTGCTAGTGGATCAACCAGTCATTTGATGAGGCATTTAAAACAAACATGTCATGTTTACAAGAAGCTAGTAGCAcaacaaaaaaaattaaacttTCAGCCAACAAAAAGCAAGATTGGTGAGAAGCTTTCTGGACCACTACTAATGAATTCAGGAGGTAAATATGACCATGAAAGACAACGAGAAGCCACCGCACATTGGATTATGATGCATGAACATGCATTTAGTATTGTTGAGGAAGAAGGTTTTCATTTTATGATGAAGTGTTATAATATTTCATATGAGAAAATTAGTCGGAAGACATTGAAGAATGATTGTATTGTTGTTTATGAAGCTGAAGGAAAAAAGTTGAAGTCTACTTTAAGGACAGTAAATAAGATTTGTTTAACCACTGATTTATGGAAGTCACAAAATCAGAAGATAGAATACATGGTGTTAACTGGCCATTTCATTGATGCTGACTGGGTTTTGCAGAAATGCATTCTTAGTTTTGTTCATGTTCCTCCTCCTCGGCGTGGTGTTGATATTGTTGATGCTATATTCAAATGTCTTAAAGATTGGGgtattgaaaataaaatatttagtGTGTCAGTGGATAATGCACATTACAACGATAGATGTTTGAAAGAGTTAAAAGTTCTGATTTTAAGGCACCGGAAATTAGTGTTAGATGGAAAGTTATTTCATGTGCGTTGTTGTGCGCATATACTAAATTTGCTTGTTCAAGATGGTATTGGGAAAATAGCAAAAATAGTTGAAGACGTGCGTGAAAGTGTGAAGTTCATCAATCAGTCTGAAGCAAGGTTGCAAATATTCTCACAAATAGTTCAACAACTAAAGCTTGGTGGTAAAAAATTAATTCTTGATTGCCCTACTCGTTGGAACTCCACCTATCAAATGTTGTCAGTTGCAATGCAGTTCAAAGAAGTCTTCCCTCGTTTTCAAGATCGAGAACCAAGCTATACAACTCTTCCAGATGATGATGATTGGGAAAAGGTTGAAAAAGTTTCCAAGTTGCTAGAGGTATTTAATGTTGTTACAAATATTATTTCAGGTAGTGAATATCCAATTGCTAACTTATATCTTGCTGAGGTATTTCGAATCAAACTAGTTTTAGATCAAGCTATCCAAGATGAATATGATTTTATGAAAGAAATGGCAAAAGCGATGAAGGGAAAATTTGACAAATATTGGAGCCAATGTAATCTTGTTATGTCGCTTGCTTCTGTTTTAGACCCTAGGATCAAAATGATGGGTGTTAACATGTGTTTTCCCTTAATTTATCCGGAAGTTGATGCTAGAAAAAATATAGAAAATGTGTGTATCGCGCTTGATGATATGTACAAAGAGTATGCTGATATACTTAATGAGcatt GGTGGTCATTGTTAATGAATTATATCGAAGAACAACAAGCAATTCCTGCTGTAAAATCTGAAATTGAAGAGTATTTGAATGAGCTAACTTACAAACCTAAAGATAACGACCATATGTCATTCTGTGCCTTGGAATGGTGGAAATTGAATTGTGGAAAATATAGAGTGTTGTCCCATATGGCAGCAGATGTTCTTGCCATTCCAATATCTACTGTGGCTTCGGAGTCAACCTTTAGCACCGGAGGGAGAGCTATCGATTCATTTCGAGCTTCTTTAAGTTCATCTACTGTCGAAGCTTTAATTTGTGGTGGTGATTGGCTTCGAATATTGCATGGAATTAGGAACAAACCTAAG GTGGAGCAAGTGCAAACAAAAATTACATTACTCCCTTGA